Proteins from one Anastrepha obliqua isolate idAnaObli1 chromosome 2, idAnaObli1_1.0, whole genome shotgun sequence genomic window:
- the LOC129239403 gene encoding uncharacterized protein LOC129239403 codes for MLKKFVCFFVLISVIGLISEWPSAHGNAAYSIGSPGYLSGNSFDSDKDAFDAAEDSLDPAGDSLYSVKNSLRYARNSLNAFSDSFESESDLVESDSDSFAVC; via the exons atgttaaagaaatttgtttgcttCTTTGTGCTGATTAGTG TAATCGGACTCATCAGCGAATGGCCAAGCGCCCATGGAAATGCTGCATATTCAATAGGGTCTCCTGGATATTTGTCAGGAAATTCGTTCGACTCTGATAAAGATGCATTCGACGCAGCTGAAGATTCATTAGACCCTGCTGGAGATTCATTATACTCTGTTAAAAATTCTTTACGCTATGCTAGAAATTCATTAAACGCTTTTTCAGATTCATTTGAGTCTGAATCAGATTTAGTTGAGTCTGATTCAGATTCATTTGCCGTCTGTTGA
- the LOC129239462 gene encoding serine-aspartate repeat-containing protein F-like translates to MLKKFVCFFVLISVIALISEWPSAHGNAVYPIGYPEYFSGNSFDSDKDSLKAAGDSLDPAVDSLDSAADSLYLDGASLDAAEYSLDSAENALDFAGDPLDAAKDILNSGEDTTTAAGVSLDPAGDPLDSAEDSLDSIEYSLDAAGDSLDSADDAVDSAGDSLDSADDAVDSAGNTLDSAGDPLDAAKDSLNRAGDPLNSAEDSLDAAGYSLDPVRDTLYPTEDSLEAAGDSLDPDGASLDFDGDLLDSAEDSLDCARDCSDSDEDSLDSEEYPLDSAEDSLDPDEDSLDPDGASLDFDGDLLESAEDSLACARDCSDSDEDSLDSEEYPLDSAEDSLDPDEDSLDPDRASLDFDGDLLESAEDSLACARDCSDSDEDSLDSEEYPLDSAEDSLDPDEDSLDPDGASLDFDGDLLDSTEGAVDSAGHPLDSDGDLLNSARNSLHSARDSLESAGDVFDSDGDLLDSARNSLHFAKDPLDSTGHPLDSDRDLLYSARNSLHFATDSLDSARNSLHFARDSLYSAGDSLDSAEDSLDSDEDSLGPDEGSIDFDGDLLNSAEDAVDSAGHPLGSDGDLLDSARNSLHLARDSLDYAGASFGADADLLDSATDSLDSARDSLDSPGDSLESDRYLLDPARNPFYFATDSLDSAEDSLYSVKNSLRYARNSLDSYSDSCDSDSDSCDSDSDSCGSDSDSFASDSGSIDSSESLSLDGRYEMN, encoded by the exons atgttgaagaaatttgtTTGCTTCTTTGTGCTGATTAGTG TAATCGCACTCATCAGCGAATGGCCAAGCGCCCATGGAAATGCTGTATATCCAATAGGGTATCCTGAATATTTCTCAGGAAATTCGTTCGACTCTGATAAAGATTCTTTAAAAGCTGCTGGAGATTCATTAGACCCCGCCGTAGATTCATTAGACTCTGCTGCAGATTCATTATACCTCGATGGAGCTTCATTAGACGCTGCTGAATATTCATTAGACTCTGCTGAAAATGCATTAGACTTTGCTGGAGATCCATTGGACGCTGCAAAAGACATATTAAATTCTGGTGAAGATACAACAACCGCTGCTGGAGTCTCATTAGACCCTGCTGGAGACCCATTAGACTCTGCTGAAGATTCATTAGACTCTATCGAATATTCATTAGACGCTGCTGGAGATTCATTAGACTCTGCTGACGATGCTGTAGACTCTGCTGGAGATTCATTAGACTCTGCTGACGATGCTGTAGACTCTGCTGGAAATACATTAGACTCTGCTGGAGATCCATTGGACGCTGCAAAAGATTCATTAAACCGTGCTGGAGACCCATTAAACTCTGCCGAAGATTCATTAGACGCTGCTGGATACTCATTAGACCCTGTTAGAGATACATTATACCCTACCGAAGATTCATTAGAAGCTGCTGGAGATTCATTAGACCCTGATGGAGCTTCATTAGACTTTGATGGAGATTTATTAGACTCAGCTGAAGATTCATTAGACTGTGCAAGAGATTGTTCAGATTCTGATGAAGATTCATTAGATTCTGAAGAATATCCATTAGATTCTGCTGAAGATTCATTAGATCCCGATGAGGATTCATTAGACCCTGATGGAGCTTCTTTAGACTTTGATGGAGATTTATTAGAATCTGCTGAAGATTCATTAGCCTGTGCAAGAGATTGTTCAGATTCTGATGAAGATTCATTAGATTCTGAAGAATATCCATTAGACTCTGCTGAAGATTCATTAGATCCCGATGAGGATTCATTAGACCCTGATAGAGCTTCTTTAGACTTTGATGGAGATTTATTAGAATCAGCTGAGGATTCATTAGCCTGTGCAAGAGATTGTTCAGATTCTGATGAAGATTCATTAGATTCTGAAGAATATCCATTAGACTCTGCTGAAGATTCATTAGATCCCGATGAAGATTCATTAGACCCTGATGGAGCTTCATTAGATTTCGATGGAGATTTATTAGACTCCACTGAAGGTGCAGTAGACTCTGCCGGACATCCATTAGACTCTGATGGAGATTTATTAAACTCTGCTAGAAACTCATTACACTCTGCTAGAGATTCATTGGAGTCTGCTGGAGATGTATTCGACTCTGATGGAGATTTATTAGACTCTGCTAGAAATTCATTACACTTTGCTAAAGATCCATTAGACTCTACTGGACATCCATTAGACTCTGATAGAGATTTATTATACTCCGCTAGAAATTCATTACACTTTGCTACAGATTCATTAGACTCTGCTAGAAATTCATTACACTTTGCTAGAGATTCATTATACTCTGCTGGAGATTCATTAGACTCTGCTGAAGATTCATTAGATTCCGATGAAGATTCATTAGGCCCTGATGAAGGCTCAATAGATTTTGATGGAGATTTATTAAACTCAGCTGAAGATGCAGTGGACTCTGCTGGACATCCATTAGGCTCTGATGGAGATTTATTAGACTCGGCTAGAAATTCATTACACTTAGCTAGAGATTCATTAGACTATGCAGGAGCTTCATTTGGCGCTGATGCAGATTTATTAGACTCTGCTACAGATTCATTAGACTCTGCTAGAGATTCATTAGACTCTCCTGGAGATTCATTAGAATCTGATAGATATTTATTAGACCCTGCTAGAAATCCATTCTACTTTGCTACAGATTCATTAGACTCTGCTGAAGATTCATTATACTCTGTTAAAAATTCTTTACGCTATGCTAGAAATTCATTAGACTCTTATTCAGATTCATGTgactctgattcagattcatgtgactctgattcagattcatgtggctctgattcagattcattTGCCTCTGATTCGGGTTCAATAGATTCTTCCGAATCACTCTCTCTTGATGGCAGATATGAAATGAATTAA
- the LOC129239503 gene encoding dentin sialophosphoprotein-like, whose amino-acid sequence MLKKFVCFFVLISVIGLISEWPSAHGNAVYPIGSPEYFSRNSFGSDKDSLKAAGDSLDSAADSLNSTAYSLYSGGDSLDPAVDSLDSAADSLYLDGASLDAAEYSLDSADDAVDSAENAFDFAGDPLDAAKDILNSGEDTTTAAGVSLDPAGDPFDSAEDSLDSIEYSLDAAGDSLDSADDAVDSAGNTLDSAGDPLDAAKDSLNRAGDLLNSAEDSLDAAGYSLDPVRDTLYPTEDSLEAAGDSLDPDGASLDFDGDLLDSAEDSLDCARDCSDSDEDSLDSEEYPLDSAGDSLDPDGASLDFDGDLLDSAEDSLDCARDCSDSDEDSLDSEEYPLDSAEDSLDPDEDSLDPDGASLDFDGDLLESAEDSLACARDCSDSDEDSLDSEEYPLDSAEDSLDPDEDSLDPDGASLDFDGDLLDSARNSLHSARDSLESAGDVFDSDGDLLDSARNSLHFAKDPLDSTGHPLDSDRDLLYSARNSLHFATDSLDSARNSLHFARDSLYSAGDSLDSDENSLDRDEGSSDFDGDLLNSAEDAVDSAGHPLGSDGDLLDSARNSFHLARDSLDYAGASFGADADLLDSATDSLDSARDSLDSPGDSLESDRYLLDPARNPFYFATDSLDSAEDSLYSVKNSLRYARNSLDSYSDSCDSDSDSCDSDSDSCGSDSDSSDSDSDSFASDSDSIDSSESLSLDGRYEMN is encoded by the exons atgttaaagaaatttgtttgcttCTTTGTGCTGATTAGTG TAATCGGACTCATCAGCGAATGGCCAAGCGCCCATGGAAATGCTGTATATCCAATAGGGTCTCCTGAATATTTCTCAAGAAATTCGTTTGGCTCTGATAAAGATTCTTTAAAAGCTGCTGGAGATTCATTAGACTCTGCTGCGGATTCATTAAATTCTACTGCATATTCATTATATTCTGGTGGAGATTCATTAGACCCCGCCGTAGATTCATTAGACTCTGCTGCAGATTCATTATACCTCGATGGAGCTTCATTAGACGCTGCTGAATATTCATTAGACTCTGCTGACGATGCTGTAGACTCTGCTGAAAATGCATTCGACTTTGCTGGAGATCCATTGGACGCTGCAAAAGACATATTAAATTCTGGTGAAGATACAACAACCGCTGCTGGAGTCTCATTAGACCCTGCTGGAGACCCATTCGACTCTGCTGAAGATTCATTAGACTCTATCGAATATTCATTAGACGCTGCTGGAGATTCATTAGACTCTGCTGACGATGCTGTAGACTCTGCTGGAAATACATTAGACTCTGCTGGAGATCCATTGGACGCTGCAAAAGATTCATTAAACCGTGCTGGAGACCTATTAAACTCTGCCGAAGATTCATTAGACGCTGCTGGATACTCATTAGACCCTGTTAGAGATACATTATACCCTACCGAAGATTCATTAGAAGCTGCTGGAGATTCATTAGACCCTGATGGAGCTTCATTAGACTTTGATGGAGATTTATTAGACTCAGCTGAAGATTCATTAGACTGTGCAAGAGATTGTTCAGATTCTGATGAAGATTCATTAGATTCTGAAGAATATCCATTAGATTCTGCTGGAGATTCATTAGACCCTGATGGAGCTTCATTAGACTTTGATGGAGATTTATTAGACTCAGCTGAAGATTCATTAGACTGTGCAAGAGATTGTTCAGATTCTGATGAAGATTCATTAGATTCTGAAGAATATCCATTAGATTCTGCTGAAGATTCATTAGATCCCGATGAGGATTCATTAGACCCTGATGGAGCTTCTTTAGACTTTGATGGAGATTTATTAGAATCTGCTGAAGATTCATTAGCCTGTGCAAGAGATTGTTCAGATTCTGATGAAGATTCATTAGATTCTGAAGAATATCCATTAGACTCTGCTGAAGATTCATTAGATCCCGATGAAGATTCATTAGACCCTGATGGAGCTTCATTAGATTTCGATGGAGATTTATTAGACTCTGCTAGAAACTCATTACACTCTGCTAGAGATTCATTGGAGTCTGCTGGAGATGTATTCGACTCTGATGGAGATTTATTAGACTCTGCTAGAAATTCATTACACTTTGCTAAAGATCCATTAGACTCTACTGGACATCCGTTAGACTCTGATAGAGATTTATTATACTCCGCTAGAAATTCATTACACTTTGCTACAGATTCATTAGACTCTGCTAGAAATTCATTACACTTTGCTAGAGATTCATTATACTCTGCTGGAGATTCATTAGACTCTGATGAAAATTCATTAGACCGTGATGAAGGCTCATCAGATTTTGATGGAGATTTATTAAACTCAGCTGAAGATGCAGTGGACTCTGCTGGACATCCATTAGGCTCTGATGGAGATTTATTAGACTCGGCTAGAAATTCATTCCACTTAGCTAGAGATTCATTAGACTATGCAGGAGCTTCATTTGGCGCTGATGCAGATTTATTAGACTCTGCTACAGATTCATTAGACTCTGCTAGAGATTCATTAGACTCTCCTGGAGATTCATTAGAATCTGATAGATATTTATTAGATCCTGCTAGAAATCCATTCTACTTTGCTACAGATTCATTAGACTCTGCTGAAGATTCATTATACTCTGTTAAAAATTCTTTACGCTATGCTAGAAATTCATTAGACTCTTATTCAGATTCATGTgactctgattcagattcatgtgactctgattcagattcatgtggctctgattcagattcatctgactctgattcagattcattTGCCTCTGATTCGGATTCAATAGATTCTTCCGAATCACTCTCTCTTGATGGCAGATATGAAATGAATTAA